The Oceaniferula marina region AAATCTAGATTTTGTCTATTTTTTTATAGCTTGTTGCATCTGGCATGATCGAGATTTAGGTGGTCAATTCCTCCATTATACCATGTTAAATATAGCTTTTTTCGTTGTTTCTTGTCCTTTGCTTAAGAGAGTGAAGCTCTCCGCTTAAATATAGACAAAAAATAGAAATTAATTTCAGTTTTCCTAAATAAGACCTCTTATTCGTCGGTCCTCAGCTTGTCATTTCAAGCGTGTTCTAGTCGGTTGGGTCCGAATTTTTTTTCAGATATCCTTTGGTGACAGACCAGAGCGCCCAGGAGCTGAGCAGGCCGTACATCAAAGCCAGCACCAGAACGGCGTGGGATTCCGTGAGGTTTTCCATCCGGCTCTCACCGGTGATCCAGCTGAGGATAAAACCCGCGATGAAGTAGAATGCACCGATGGCGGAGGGGCCAAAGTAGAGCCAGGCTCCCCAGAAGATGATGGGTTTGCTGCGTGGGCTGGTGGGGGTGGCGTAAGCGGACCCAGTGGCCGTTCCCATTTCCCAGGGGGTTCCGGAAGCGAAGGCGTCGAGCGGGGATCTGCAGGATTCACAACGGGAATCGCGCTCATCGTTGGCATGGCCGCAGCGGACGCACAGCAGTTTGACCGGGTGTTTGTCGTCAGCCATCACGATGGTTCCGGAGTTTCGGCAAAGCCGAAGTCTTCGAGTTGGTCGAGTTGATCGGGAGCGGGGACTGCAAAGTCCTCAGCAAACCCTTGATCGTGGTCACTCTGGATTGCGACCGACTCGCTGATTTCATTCTCTTTCTTTTCGCTCTGTAGCTTGTCGCCTAATTCAGGACGTTCTAGTCCTTTGCGGAGCTCTCGAGGGATGCTTTCGATTCCGGGGTTGTTCGGAAGCTCGGAAGCTTCCGGGGCTGCGCCGAGGGTTTCAAATTTCCTTGCGCCGCTGAGAATGCGGGTTTCGAAGGAGCCGACGGTTTTGTTATAGTCGCCGACCGCTGAGTTCAAGCTCCGGCCCAGCTTTTGGATGTGTCCGGCGAAGGCTCCGAGACGGCCGTAGAGTTCACGGCCGATGGTGGAGATTTCACGGGCGTTTTGGGCGAGCGCTTCCTGCCTCCAGCCAAAGGCAACGGCACGCAGTAGGGCGATCAAGGTGGTGGGCGTGGCGAGAATCACTCCTTGGTCGACACCTTTTTCAATCAGCGTGGCATCCTGGGCAAGGGCAGCCGAGAAGAAGGCTTCGCTGGGGAGGAAAAGGACAACAAATTCCGGGGTGGTCTCAAATTGTTGCTGGTAGTTTTTACTGCTCAGTTGTTGGATGTGGGTTCGCACCTGGGCGGCATGACGGACCATTGCGGCGTCTCGCTGGACATCGTCGTCGGTTTCAATGGCGTCGAGGTAGGCATCCATCGGGGCTTTGGAGTCGACCACGATTTGCTGTCCACCGGGCAGCTTGACCACGAGGTCAGGGCGGAGGCGTTTACCTTCGTCTGTGGTGGTGGATGTTTGGGTTTCAAAATCGCAGTGTTCCTGCATGCCTGCCATTTCGACTACGCGGCGGAGTTGTATTTCCCCCCATTGTCCGCGGCCGTGGGGCTGGCGCAGGGCTTTGACGAGTTTCTGGGTTTCTTGTTTCAGGCCGAGATTACTTTCGGTGATGTGGATGATTTGCTGTTTGAGGGATGCGTGGTTTCCTTCGCGGAGTTTTTCGCTTTCGCTAATTTGGAGCTGTACTTTTTCCAGTGTTTGGGATATCGGTTTGACCAGTTGTTCGACGGCGGTCTTTCGTTTTTCCAACTCGTTTTTAGCGGCTTCTTGTTGGTTTTTGAGTTTGCTCTGGGCGAGGGTGAGGAATTGGTCCTGGGATGATTTTAGGGCATCGGCGGAGAGCGCTTTGAAGGTGTCGGTGAGCTTGGTTTCGGCTTGTTTGAGCAGCGCTTGTTTTTCATCTGCGGCTTTGCGTTCTTCCTGCATGCGCACCTTGAGTTCCCCGAGTTGCCGTTTGAGGTCGGCTTCGTGTTGCTGTAGTGCGGAGCTCAGGGTTTCCAGTTCCCTGACCTTTGACTGGGCCTCGTCAGCGCGTGATTTTTCCGAGCTGATTTTTTCTGTATCGATCTCTTTTTGGGCTTTGAGTTTGCTGCTGCTGAGGAGGTAGCTGAGGACGGCTCCGGCAACGAAGCCTGCAAGGCCGATGAGAAAAGGTAAAATCTCAGTCATAATATCATGGTTTTTCTTGCGGAAAAGGAGAGCGGGGCCAGATTGGCGAATGTCATCCAGCGGCAAGGACAGCCATAGTCAGCGTCGAGGGGAATGACAATCTCATACAAACAACAACATCAATTATTATGTCTCATCAATTACCCGAACTCGGATATGCCTACGATGCGCTCGAGCCCCATATCGATGCCCGCACCATGGAAATTCACCATAGTAAACATCACGCTACGTATGTGGCAGGCTTGAATGGCGCCCTCGAAGGAGAGGAAGATCTTCAAGGAGTTTCCGTGGAGGCTCTGATCCAGAACCTCGACAAAGTGCCGGCGGCCATCCAGACCCCTGTCCGTAACCACGGTGGCGGTCACTTTAACCACAGCTTGTTTTGGAAAGTAATCGCGCCCGGTGGAGCTTCTGCCCCCGCAGGTGATCTTGCCGCAGCGATCGACCGTGATTTCGGTTCCCTCGACGCATTGAAAGAGCAGTTTGCCAAGGCGGCTGCCACGCGCTTCGGTTCCGGATGGGCCTGGCTTTGTGTCGACTCCGAAGGCAAACTTTGTGTTTGCTCCACTGCGAATCAGGACAACCCACTGATGGGTGAGCTTGCCGGAGCTTGCATCTGTAAGCCTATTCTTGGACTCGACGTCTGGGAGCACGCCTATTACCTCAATTACCAAAACCGCCGCCCCGATTATATCTCCGCATTTTGGAATGTTGTGAACTGGGATGTCGTCGCTGAGAACTACGCTTCCTCCCAGTGCTGCGGTGGTGGCTGTGGATGCAGCTAGGCCATCGTATTCAAACCACGATCAAACAACAAGACCTCGTCCCCATTGCAGGGACGAGGTCTTTTTTTGAATGGTAGGGAGGATTGGCCTCAATCCTCCGTTGGGTGACGGATGAATAGGAATGGAATGATGCTATTCTCCTGGTTATTTTATCGGAATGGACAACTTAGTTAAGAGCTAGATGTGGAAGCTCGTCAACGTAGCTGATGGGAGTGAGTCGCGGAATTAGGGGTGGATATTCAGGCGTGTGATTTTGGTGCCTTGAATATCGATGCCCGCCATCAGTCCTGTTTGATCGAAGGCGATCATGTAGGTTCCCTTATGGATGGTGGTGGTCGATAAGGTCCCGGATCCTCCTTTATCAACAACGACAAGATTCGGGTTGGATCCGAGGTCCCAGCCGCCGCTGTGATTCAGTGCCTGTAGTGCCTGATCGTCCATCAGGAAGAGGGCATAGGAATATTTTTGAATGCCAGCTTGCAGGCCCCAGGATGCAGAGAGCGTACGGTAAAAGCCGGTGGCTTTTCCTCGTTGATAGAGCGCGCCATCACCACCAGCTCCCCCGAAGACGAACCCGGCTTTGGTAATGGATGGGAAGACCAGCACTCCCTTGGCTTTCTTGGCAAGCTGCAGGGCCTTTGGGTTGCTTTTGTAAAGTTGGTCAAGGGCTACACGGGACTGGGAGTCGATTTTCCGGGCATCGGTTTTAGATTCAATACCTTTGGTTCCGTTAGGTCCGCTAGCGCAGGATCCCGCAAAAAAGGTGATGCTGGCAAGGGCTGCACATGTCAGTGGTTTGATAATGTTGAACATAATAGTCGGTGGTTTCTATGGTTACCATAATCTGAAATGTGCCGTTAGTTTTGTCGAGAAGAAAACCAAGCCGGTGTAGATGAAGTGGAGAGCGGGGGGATTCATTCATCTGACGGTGTGGGCTTGGGTTGACAGGTGATCGGGATTTCACTATCGCTAGCCCATGAGTTTGAGAACCATTGAT contains the following coding sequences:
- the rmuC gene encoding DNA recombination protein RmuC; this translates as MTEILPFLIGLAGFVAGAVLSYLLSSSKLKAQKEIDTEKISSEKSRADEAQSKVRELETLSSALQQHEADLKRQLGELKVRMQEERKAADEKQALLKQAETKLTDTFKALSADALKSSQDQFLTLAQSKLKNQQEAAKNELEKRKTAVEQLVKPISQTLEKVQLQISESEKLREGNHASLKQQIIHITESNLGLKQETQKLVKALRQPHGRGQWGEIQLRRVVEMAGMQEHCDFETQTSTTTDEGKRLRPDLVVKLPGGQQIVVDSKAPMDAYLDAIETDDDVQRDAAMVRHAAQVRTHIQQLSSKNYQQQFETTPEFVVLFLPSEAFFSAALAQDATLIEKGVDQGVILATPTTLIALLRAVAFGWRQEALAQNAREISTIGRELYGRLGAFAGHIQKLGRSLNSAVGDYNKTVGSFETRILSGARKFETLGAAPEASELPNNPGIESIPRELRKGLERPELGDKLQSEKKENEISESVAIQSDHDQGFAEDFAVPAPDQLDQLEDFGFAETPEPS
- a CDS encoding superoxide dismutase; protein product: MSHQLPELGYAYDALEPHIDARTMEIHHSKHHATYVAGLNGALEGEEDLQGVSVEALIQNLDKVPAAIQTPVRNHGGGHFNHSLFWKVIAPGGASAPAGDLAAAIDRDFGSLDALKEQFAKAAATRFGSGWAWLCVDSEGKLCVCSTANQDNPLMGELAGACICKPILGLDVWEHAYYLNYQNRRPDYISAFWNVVNWDVVAENYASSQCCGGGCGCS
- a CDS encoding YSC84-related protein codes for the protein MFNIIKPLTCAALASITFFAGSCASGPNGTKGIESKTDARKIDSQSRVALDQLYKSNPKALQLAKKAKGVLVFPSITKAGFVFGGAGGDGALYQRGKATGFYRTLSASWGLQAGIQKYSYALFLMDDQALQALNHSGGWDLGSNPNLVVVDKGGSGTLSTTTIHKGTYMIAFDQTGLMAGIDIQGTKITRLNIHP